One Curtobacterium sp. BH-2-1-1 genomic region harbors:
- a CDS encoding glycosyltransferase family 2 protein, giving the protein MTLPARVDVVVPAHDEEDGIGGCVEALADAVRVLRRAHPTVEVSVVVVLDGCTDRTAFVLRSAAAADPLWTEVPLEVVETAHLGVGRARAVGTTRALATGPEPSERWTAHTDADSRVDPGWLVQQVEAHADGAHVLVGAVVPDPDDLDPVVLARWTHAHPPGSTLGHVHGANLGLRGDVCLAIGGFDPVPEHEDVRLVERARALGFDVRATTDLPVVTSGRFDGRTPGGYAEHLRRTYGDAS; this is encoded by the coding sequence GTGACGCTCCCCGCACGCGTCGACGTCGTCGTGCCGGCGCACGACGAGGAGGACGGCATCGGCGGCTGCGTCGAAGCCCTCGCCGACGCGGTCCGGGTCCTGCGGCGAGCGCACCCCACCGTCGAGGTGTCGGTCGTGGTCGTCCTGGACGGGTGCACGGACCGGACGGCGTTCGTCCTCCGGTCGGCGGCGGCCGCGGATCCGCTCTGGACCGAGGTCCCCCTCGAGGTCGTCGAGACCGCGCACCTCGGCGTCGGACGAGCACGGGCCGTCGGGACCACCCGTGCCCTCGCGACGGGACCGGAGCCGTCCGAGCGGTGGACGGCCCACACGGACGCCGACTCCCGCGTCGACCCGGGCTGGCTCGTGCAGCAGGTCGAGGCCCACGCCGACGGCGCGCACGTCCTGGTGGGGGCCGTGGTCCCGGACCCGGACGACCTCGACCCCGTGGTCCTCGCCCGGTGGACGCACGCGCACCCGCCGGGGTCGACGCTCGGCCACGTGCACGGTGCGAACCTCGGGCTGCGGGGGGACGTGTGCCTGGCGATCGGCGGCTTCGACCCGGTGCCCGAGCACGAGGACGTCCGGCTCGTCGAGCGTGCACGAGCCCTCGGGTTCGACGTGCGTGCGACGACGGACCTCCCCGTGGTGACGAGCGGCCGGTTCGACGGTCGGACACCGGGCGGCTACGCCGAGCACCTCCGCCGGACGTACGGCGACGCCAGCTGA
- a CDS encoding response regulator transcription factor has protein sequence MTISQPAAAPRLTRADGTPLRILVVDDEASLTDLLSMALRYEGWDVKSANGGQDALSTAREWKPDAMVLDVMMPDLDGLQVLSRLRQNNDDTPVLFLTAKDSVEDRVTGLTAGGDDYVTKPFSLEEVVARLRGLIRRSQISISEAGDSRIVVGDLVLDEESYEVSRAGRPIELTATEFELLRFLMRNPRRVLSKAQILDRVWSYDFGGKSSVVEIYISYLRKKIDAGETPMIHTVRGVGYVIKPTS, from the coding sequence GTGACCATCTCCCAGCCTGCAGCAGCCCCGCGCCTCACGCGTGCCGACGGAACCCCGTTGCGCATCCTCGTCGTCGACGACGAGGCCAGCCTCACCGACCTCCTGTCCATGGCGCTCCGCTACGAGGGCTGGGACGTCAAGAGCGCGAACGGCGGTCAGGACGCGCTGAGCACGGCGCGCGAGTGGAAGCCGGACGCGATGGTGCTCGACGTGATGATGCCGGACCTCGACGGTCTGCAGGTGCTCAGCCGGCTGCGGCAGAACAACGACGACACCCCCGTGCTGTTCCTCACCGCCAAGGACTCCGTGGAGGACCGCGTCACCGGTCTCACCGCGGGCGGCGACGACTACGTCACGAAGCCCTTCTCCCTCGAAGAGGTCGTGGCGAGGCTCCGCGGGCTCATCCGTCGCTCCCAGATCTCGATCTCCGAGGCCGGCGACTCGCGCATCGTCGTGGGCGACCTGGTGCTCGACGAGGAGTCGTACGAGGTGTCCCGCGCCGGTCGGCCGATCGAGCTGACCGCGACCGAGTTCGAGCTCCTCCGCTTCCTGATGCGCAACCCGCGCCGCGTGCTGTCGAAGGCGCAGATCCTCGACCGCGTGTGGTCCTACGACTTCGGGGGCAAGTCCTCCGTCGTCGAGATCTACATCTCCTACCTGCGCAAGAAGATCGACGCGGGCGAGACCCCGATGATCCACACCGTGCGCGGCGTCGGGTACGTCATCAAGCCCACGTCCTGA
- a CDS encoding PIG-L family deacetylase has protein sequence MSFDHREPGTDPADWTPFLRSVPSLPVRLDGVAAVVVVAPHPDDETLGAGGLIASAADAGVPVHVLLVTCGEGSHPDSPSTSPDRLRAIRDAEFRAALAALAPAASATVLDVPDGGLREHPDVLRAALTERVGPVDGPVLVVAPWRGDGHRDHRIAGEVAADVVAGTPGAELLEYPIWAWHWDDPSDPAAPWDRARSLALSSAVLDRKRAALDAYPSQTRPLSPAPGDEAIVDARHAAHHLRPTEWFFAVSAVQSSRSRESFDAHYERKPEGWDFEGSWYERRKRAVTLAALPRERYRSALELGCATGVLTAALTERADAVLGTDIAAAPLERARLRAPAARFVQAELPSEWPDGRWDLVVVSEVGYYLSPADLDATIDRALGSLDDDGVLVACHWRHPDDDAVTSGDAVDARIAERWPRPALVRHVEEDFVLSVFPGPSVVSVATTEGLTP, from the coding sequence GTGAGCTTCGACCACCGCGAGCCGGGCACCGACCCCGCCGACTGGACGCCCTTCCTGCGGTCGGTGCCCTCGCTGCCGGTGCGGCTCGACGGGGTCGCCGCGGTCGTGGTCGTCGCGCCGCACCCCGACGACGAGACCCTCGGCGCCGGCGGGCTGATCGCGTCCGCCGCGGACGCCGGTGTCCCCGTGCACGTGCTGCTCGTCACCTGCGGCGAGGGCTCGCACCCGGACTCGCCGAGCACCTCCCCCGACCGGCTCCGGGCGATCCGGGACGCCGAGTTCCGGGCGGCGCTGGCGGCACTCGCCCCCGCGGCGAGCGCGACGGTCCTGGACGTCCCGGACGGTGGGCTCCGTGAGCACCCGGACGTGCTCCGCGCGGCGCTCACCGAGCGGGTCGGGCCGGTCGACGGTCCCGTGCTCGTCGTCGCGCCGTGGCGTGGGGACGGGCACCGGGACCACCGCATCGCGGGCGAGGTCGCCGCGGACGTCGTCGCGGGCACTCCGGGAGCGGAGCTGCTCGAGTACCCGATCTGGGCGTGGCACTGGGACGACCCGTCCGACCCCGCGGCGCCCTGGGACCGGGCCCGGTCGCTGGCGCTGTCGTCGGCGGTCCTGGACCGGAAGCGCGCCGCACTCGACGCCTACCCCTCGCAGACGCGGCCGCTCTCGCCGGCCCCGGGCGACGAGGCGATCGTCGACGCCCGGCACGCCGCGCACCACCTGCGGCCGACCGAGTGGTTCTTCGCCGTGTCCGCGGTGCAGTCGTCCCGCTCCCGGGAGTCCTTCGACGCCCACTACGAGCGGAAGCCGGAGGGCTGGGACTTCGAGGGCTCCTGGTACGAACGGCGGAAGCGTGCCGTGACCCTGGCGGCGCTCCCCCGCGAGCGGTACCGGTCCGCGCTCGAGCTCGGCTGCGCGACGGGGGTGCTGACGGCCGCGTTGACCGAGCGCGCCGACGCCGTGCTCGGGACCGACATCGCCGCGGCACCACTGGAACGTGCCCGGCTGCGTGCGCCGGCCGCCCGGTTCGTCCAGGCCGAGCTGCCGTCGGAGTGGCCGGACGGTCGATGGGACCTCGTCGTGGTGTCCGAGGTCGGGTACTACCTGTCGCCGGCGGACCTCGACGCCACGATCGACCGGGCGCTCGGTTCCCTCGACGACGACGGTGTCCTCGTCGCCTGTCACTGGCGGCACCCCGACGACGACGCCGTGACCTCGGGTGACGCCGTGGACGCCCGGATCGCCGAGCGGTGGCCGCGGCCCGCGCTCGTCCGGCACGTCGAGGAGGACTTCGTCCTGAGCGTCTTCCCCGGTCCGTCGGTGGTCTCCGTCGCGACGACGGAAGGGCTGACCCCGTGA